Proteins encoded together in one Leishmania donovani BPK282A1 complete genome, chromosome 33 window:
- a CDS encoding QA-SNARE protein putative, giving the protein MELKVRDRSAEFAERRATAGTRCHRSESAVPEQPTEQLFTAPLWSRLPSDFEENALALSHQIDQLRSNHRLFLKPKLRSKDEEDQLRALIDKQAVEIQAFLKMLEHTIVLGTQLKSTYSEEEGRIVKSVQTHLTARFKEVALQFKSTQELFGAELQRREQKSSKYMKIGSDAAYEAVQQEERTVQFLEMGFTEQDAQSLLIEDMQRNQTSKEIKDILDSIQEIHRMFEGLHTLVVDQGTMLDRIDYNVDKALVSASKAQIELEKARENQSSCILM; this is encoded by the coding sequence ATGGAACTGAAAGTCAGGGACCGCTCCGCCGAGTTTGCTGAGCGGCGCGCCACTGCGGGCACAAGGTGTCACCGTTCTGAATCTGCCGTACCAGAGCAGCCAACGGAACAGCTTTTTACAGCCCCGCTTTGGAGCAGACTCCCATCTGACTTTGAGGAAAACGCACTTGCACTCTCACATCAAATCGACCAGCTCCGTTCGAATCACCGCCTCTTCCTGAAGCCGAAGCTCCGCAGcaaagacgaggaggaccaGCTGCGAGCTTTAATTGATAAGCAGGCAGTCGAGATTCAGGCCTTTCTCAAGATGTTGGAGCATACTATTGTTCTCGGCACCCAGCTCAAAAGCACGTACTCTGAGGAAGAAGGACGCATTGTCAAAAGCGTCCAGACGCACCTGACAGCTCGTTTCAAGGAGGTCGCTCTACAATTCAAGTCTACCCAGGAACTATTTGGAGCTGAGCTGCAACGGCGAGAGCAGAAGTCTAGCAAGTACATGAAGATTGGAAGCGATGCTGCCTACGAGGCGGTTCAGCAAGAGGAACGAACTGTCCAATTTCTCGAAATGGGCTTCACAGAGCAGGACGCACAGTCTCTCCTGATCGAAGATATGCAACGAAATCAAACGAGCAAAGAGATCAAGGATATCCTTGACAGCATACAAGAGATTCACCGCATGTTCGAGGGTCTTCACACCCTGGTAGTCGATCAGGGGACAATGCTGGACAGGATCGATTACAATGTAGACAAAGCATTGGTGAGTGCATCGAAAGCACAGATCGAACTGGAAAAAGCTCGCGAGAATCAGAGCAGCTGCATCCTTATGTAG
- a CDS encoding protein kinase, putative gives MLSCTSNLSSDAAAASEPPPSPRPRTPGPPIVASASHSSMPSMAATQIVSRGGSPTPPLTTDVDIRGPFLLYGPSGRLLSRYEPSDLWGLLISEHTTLNCTYAQTTVRVGRAGGCDTVLSDPRVSSTHFTISLELEPYGNSDHRNHWRGSGVGGGDHEIPLLLRRSPEGSPVHTRGMHTNASDAIASGAGVPKSAASGGLTSSSSLCSVAAAEKGLNKDGRSDARALSETTLPGWRVSRVSLTDCSANGTYVNDVLVGRGKCCDLHYGDDISIVRVPEKKRPRRGSTTPTDLSSEEDETQQESENEVACFAQGERGAELRRGTVAAPSSSAHHVAPSSRDALAGGGAERMGTEANEEGSSPSGDDPRVTQMFTALLSTLSTEHTYVERFCFHLYHAEEVGRGGAPIIEPDTVVASQRAAAGEVEAEAERQREDNDEQDKYNDVLQQSQPELKHNLSQHKSVRFPDDPVTAFDPPPQNADSDAVDSPPASLSALQHRDRRASLSMSPIPPCALVPGDTSASAAFAPQSSANSLTLSTVVTPHSLLRPRPSIRESFIAPISLPDPEESTAPSNGSVHGSVMASTSVIRFHESIGISAALRRKAAAQRALAARRGSSTANNQANGSLGTVGAIMKDMPPDIPIRYAVLPLRHLQWGGRIGFGASGDVFMGIDVSTATVVAIKVLKGSSLFQSSQPADTTVAKAHSKTTSGRSAVPSVQDDGTILNLSNISLGNGTVTDPRASSEGWTCAPPSLASPMTVPSHRATSRQVDHTNEESIQVSEASTPLTPASAVTSSSASAHGNTSAALVNTSSTSHCHTQVQQKQQPPRPQSQDEHSAAPLLRKHLREIIFLTTLQHHRIVRFLGFQFSGEGRLCLLMEYVAGGTLQTLVKNFGVFEENVIRLYTLQILEGLEYLKRKGVVHGDLKSANILVSEQGSVKLTDFGTSRFLRACAAEEKGAGEAAGADDERPGAEVRRARRRGESREVHHAPADRARKRYHYGNSPGADAAVSEDGRGEDISVGNSEGCGDCCRGGSDEDVYPDDVHSAEDNFEEDEEGEEPNEDDGSERRLLCGTPLYMSPELIRTQEPTFASDMWALGCVVYEMATGGVLPWRPVHNLSAPAVIWYIGQRGEEGDGPSMDDVYTERDRLNRASTDPSLHEAVDDSYDEEGGGHRGHSSRGGSVGRWDRTPSPMLLDLLQSTLNMNPALRPTPAELLQHPFIRNEASNAALERWHALVAANRLPATHALKQHGEEGEESMSHLTLKAEPVADIKSTLRSVRGSASRDGSQHARASLSPERTPPSPQAIEVEELGDNAPAKLGGENPPGTASRQQHPSRHPPPPLGEPMTSPSMNLMGDPCEDAEPSSVLPLPPPASQPKPQMPKAHAVQVPSVLGAGSPDSQPLICEPPRRPDIRGRSMDAPPPVISQAAASPERFPSASHGAASLPWWTPQSFSAPTKLPVSRSRASASALVGMRQAEQQAPYTMPVTQQSTSKSYLRQHQLFLKQNELERRRISFLVPQGGRQMSGRHRTEGPPILQQQQQQQPLPMASAPAAAGIMPMCPPSYQYAMQQPVLEYTPGYSDYNPQVNTQTVEMRLPPGFTSQSLSAPHQQGRRQSWSIGSNRVLAGVQLQSVASSQKPLSQQLRGNKPKHSSRRERARIAPTTAAASNVSPSLHPSTRSPVISMNSSHVRGPAAADSTRESSGPVLSHTSQQFAPQQQLSMQQLHPVVGGLTMEMDNLTISSPLLSSFAASMAPLPVQDHRCVLSYSGAPMPVDQPVSKSPQAHCQGPVLALLSHPRHRHTAHAQSATTSSLGPGSGDGGGAVQQASPANAAEVEGAGNSAAQRNARRGRQGRRSALSSSSLLLHQNRLRNPRRASPLLRQQLHQMTLTSTRTCVVEHSDKQEQQQIPSLNEEAPASQQQEEPRSTKRPCAARSNGRSSSTYTAGKKRRIRTSLRVSTREAIRRQQQRRSQKLRDQSLEASAKQQ, from the coding sequence ATGCTCTCGTGTACGAGTAACTTGTCGagcgatgccgcggcggcaagtGAACCGCCTCCCTCACCACGACCTCGCACTCCTGGTCCCCCTATCGTCGCATCCGCCTCTCACTCCTCCATGCCCTCGATGGCCGCGACGCAGATCGTCAGCCGCGGTGGCTCCCCCACGCCGCCACTCACCACCGACGTCGACATCCGCGGTCCGTTCCTGCTCTACGGCCCATCGGGTCGCCTGCTGAGTCGCTACGAACCCTCCGACCTCTGGGGGTTGCTCATTTCGGAGCACACAACGCTGAACTGCACATATGCCCAGACTACAGTACGGGTGGGCCGGGCTGGTGGGTGCGATACCGTCTTGAGCGACCCGCGGGTGAGCAGCACGCATTTCACCATCTCATTGGAGCTAGAACCTTATGGAAACAGCGACCATAGAAACCACtggcgtggcagcggcgttggcggcggcgaccatGAGATAcctttgctgctgcgtcgctcaCCAGAAGGCAGCCCCGTCCATACTCGaggcatgcacacaaacgcgaGCGACGCTATCGCCTCTGGCGCGGGCGTCCCGAAaagcgccgcctccggtgGTTTGACGTCATCGTCGTCCCTGtgcagcgttgccgctgccgaaaAGGGCTTGAACAAGGACGGCCGATCCGATGCAAGAGCCCTTTCAGAGACGACGCTGCCTGGTTGGCGAGTGAGTCGTGTATCGCTCACCGACTGCAGCGCTAACGGCACCTATGTCAACGACGTGCTCGTCGGTCGCGGGAAGTGCTGTGATCTGCACTACGGCGACGACATCAGTATTGTGCGGGTGCCGGAAAAGAAACGTCCGCGTCGCGGCTCCACCACACCGACAGACCTGtccagcgaggaggacgaaaCGCAACAGGAGTCGGAGAACGAAGTTGCGTGCTTTGCCCAGGGCGAACGTGGCGCAGAGCTGCGGCGCGGAACCgtggcagcaccgtcgtctTCCGCCCACCACGTCGCTCCATCGTCGCGGGACGCGctcgccggcggtggcgctgaaCGCATGGGAACTGAAGCGAACGAAGAAGGCAGCTCGCCAAGCGGCGACGACCCCCGCGTAACGCAGATGTTCACGGCGCTCCTCTCCACGCTCTCGACGGAGCACACGTATGTGGAGCGCTTTTGCTTCCACCTTTACCATGCCGAGGAGGtggggcgaggcggcgcgcccATCATCGAGCCCGACACGGTTGTTGCCTCtcagagggcggcggcgggggaaGTGGAAGCAGAAGCGGAAAGACAGAGGGAGGACAACGATGAACAGGACAAGTATAACGATGTACTCCAGCAGTCGCAACCCGAGCTGAAGCACAACCTGTCGCAACACAAGTCGGTGCGCTTCCCTGATGACCCGGTTACGGCTTTCGATCCGCCACCCCAAAACGCCGACAGCGATGCCGTGGACTCGCCGCCAGCCTCGCTCTCTGCACTTCAGCATCGTGACCGACGCGCCTCCCTGTCCATGTCTCCGATCCCTCCTTGTGCCCTAGTACCGGGTGacacctccgccagcgctgccttcgctccgcagagcagcgcgaACTCGTTGACACTCTCTACGGTAGTTACCCCGCACTCCCTTCTCCGGCCACGTCCGTCCATCCGGGAGAGCTTCATCGCCCCAATCAGCCTTCCCGACCCCGAGGAatcgacagcgccgtcgaACGGATCCGTGCATGGCTCCGTCATGGCCTCCACCTCGGTAATTCGCTTTCACGAGAGTATCGGCAtcagcgctgcgctgcggcgtaaggcggctgcgcagcgcgcgcttgccgcacgccgcgggagcagcaccgcgaaCAACCAGGCTAACGGCAGCCTCGGTACCGTTGGGGCAATTATGAAGGACATGCCACCGGATATTCCCATTCGCTATGCGgtactgccgctgcgccaccttcAGTGGGGTGGCCGCATCGGCTTCGGCGCGAGCGGGGATGTATTCATGGGTATCGACGTCTCGACCGCGACCGTGGTCGCCATCAAAGTGCTGAAAGGAAGCTCGCTTTTTCAGTCCTCGCAGCCTGCGGACACGACGGTGGCTAAAGCACACAGCAAAACCACCTCAGGAAGGTCAGCAGTGCCGTCGGTGCAGGACGACGGTACGATCCTCAACTTGTCAAACATCAGTCTGGGCAACGGCACAGTCACGGACCCCCGGGCATCGTCAGAAGGCTGGACCTgtgctcctccctctttggCCTCCCCCATGACGGTACCGTCGCACCGTGCCACCTCACGGCAGGTGGACCACACGAACGAGGAGTCGATACAGGTTAGCGAGGCGTCCACACCGCTGACGCCGGCGTCCGCAGTGACCTCGTCATCAGCCTCCGCGCACGGGAACACCTCCGCAGCGCTGGTAAACACGTCGTCTACCTCTCATTGCCACACGCAGGttcagcagaagcagcagccacctCGGCCGCAGTCACAAGACGAGCACTCTGCCGCACCACTTCTCCGCAAGCACTTGCGAGAGATTATCTTTCtgacgacgctgcagcaccaccgcatcGTGCGCTTCCTCGGCTTCCAGTTCAGCGGCGAGGGTCGTCTGTGTCTTCTTATGGAGTACGTGGCTGGTGGGACCTTGCAGACGCTGGTCAAGAACTTCGGCGTGTTTGAGGAGAACGTGATTCGCCTGTACACGTTGCAGATCCTAGAGGGTTTGGAGTACCTGAAACGCAAGGGTGTTGTACACGGTGACTTAAAGAGCGCAAACATCCTCGTGTCGGAGCAGGGCAGCGTGAAGCTGACCGACTTTGGCACGAGTCGCTtcttgcgcgcgtgtgcagcagaggaaaagggagCCGGGGAAGCGGCTGGGGCAGACGATGAGCGGCCGGGAGCTGAAGTGCGTCGCGCTCGTCGCCGGGGTGAGTCTCGCGAAGTCCACCACGCACCTGCAGATCGAGCGCGCAAGCGCTATCATTACGGCAACTCTCctggcgccgatgccgcggtGTCAGAAGatggcagaggagaggaTATCAGCGTCGGCAACTCAGAAGGGTGCGGGGActgctgtcgcggcggcagtgacgaGGACGTATACCCGGATGACGTCCACAGCGCCGAGGACAActtcgaggaggacgaggagggagaggagccCAACGAGGACGACGGTTCGGAGCGTCGCTTGCTCTGCGGCACGCCTCTCTACATGAGCCCCGAGCTCATCCGCACACAAGAGCCGACCTTCGCCTCCGATATGTGGGCCCTAGGATGTGTGGTGTACGAGATGGCGACAGGTGGAGTTTTACCATGGCGGCCGGTGCACAACCTGAGTGCACCGGCGGTTATTTGGTACATCGGGCAGCGGGGCGAAGAGGGCGACGGACCTTCGATGGATGACGTTTACACGGAGCGAGACCGCCTGAACCGCGCCAGTACCGACCCGTCGCTTCATGAGGCAGTGGATGACTCGTACgacgaagaaggcggagggcaccgcggccacagcagcagaggcggcagcgtgggTCGCTGGGATCGCACTCCATCCCCTATGCTGTTGGACCTCCTACAATCTACGTTGAACATGAACCCAGCACTGCGCCCCACTCCAGCGGAGCTGCTTCAGCATCCCTTTATCCGCAATGAAGCCTCTAATGCGGCGCTCGAGCGCTGGCACGCCTTGGTGGCAGCGAACCGTCTCCCCGCTACCCACGCACTGAAGCAGCacggcgaggaaggcgaggagTCGATGTCACATCTCACGCTGAAGGCTGAGCCTGTCGCGGATATCAAGAGTACGCTGAGGTCggtgcgtggcagcgctTCAAGAGACGGCTCACAGCACGCTcgcgcctcgctctcccccgAACGCACGCCGCCCTCACCACAGGCGATTGAAGTGGAGGAACTGGGCGACAACGCCCCCGCCAAGCTAGGCGGCGAGAATCCACCAGGCACGGCATCGAGGCAGCAACATCCTTCGCGGcaccccccgcccccgctaGGAGAGCCAATgacgtcgccgtcgatgaACCTTATGGGCGACCCCTGCGAAGATGCGGAGCCGTCTTCCGTGTTGCCGCTTCCGCCACCGGCCAGCCAGCCGAAGCCGCAGATGCCGAAGGCGCATGCAGTGCAGGTCCCCTCGGTGCTTGGTGCAGGCAGCCCCGactcgcagccgctcatcTGCGAGCCCCCGCGGCGGCCAGACATACGTGGACGTAGCATggatgcgccgccgcccgtaATAAGTCAGGCCGCTGCATCCCCAGAACGCTTCCCCAGCGCGTCGCACGGTGCGGCGTCCCTGCCGTGGTGGACCCCGCAGAGCTTCTCGGCGCCGACCAAGCTGCCCGTTTCTCGATctcgcgcctctgcctcggcTCTTGTGGGTATGCGACAGGCTGAACAGCAGGCGCCGTACACCATGCCAGTGACGCAGCAAAGCACGAGCAAGTCGTACCTGCGTCAGCATCAGCTATTCCTCAAGCAAAACGAGCTCGAGCGTCGTCGAATCTCTTTTTTAGTGCCGCAAGGTGGACGGCAAATGAGCGGTCGCCACCGCACCGAAGGGCCGCCGATactacagcagcagcagcagcagcagcccttGCCCATGGCTTccgctccggcagcggctgggATAATGCCCATGTGTCCGCCTAGCTATCAGTACGCGATGCAGCAGCCCGTGCTGGAATACACGCCTGGCTACAGCGACTACAATCCCCAGGTGAACACGCAGACGGTGGAAATGCGCCTGCCGCCGGGCTTCACAAGTCAGTCGCTCtccgccccacaccagcagggCAGACGGCAGAGCTGGAGCATCGGCAGCAACAGGGTGTTGGCgggtgtgcagctgcagagcgtcGCCTCCAGCCAGAAGCCGCTCTcccagcagctgcgaggAAACAAGCCAAAGCACAGCAGCcggagagagcgcgcgcgaaTCGCGCCGACtaccgcggcagcgtccaACGTCTCGCCTTCACTGCACCCCAGTACTCGAAGCCCCGTCATATCAATGAATTCCAGCCATGTCAGGGGCCCTGCAGCGGCTGACTCCACACGCGAGAGCAGTGGACCTGTACTCTCACACACGTCACAGCAATttgcgccgcagcaacaACTGTCCATGCAGCAACTGCACCCCGTTGTAGGGGGCTTGACGATGGAGATGGACAATCTTACGATATCTTCCCCACTATTGTCGAGCTTTGCTGCGTCGATGGCGCCCTTACCGGTGCAGGATCACAGATGCGTACTCAGCTACAGCGGTGCACCCATGCCGGTGGATCAGCCGGTCTCAAAATCGCCGCAAGCCCACTGCCAAGGACCCGTTCTTGCCCTTCTTTCGCacccgcgccaccgccacaccgcacacgcacagtcGGCCACGACAAGCAGCCTCGGTCCCGGCAGcggagacggtggcggcgccgtccagCAGGCTTCGCCAGCCAATGCCGCTGAAGTGGAAGGAGCTGGAAACAGCGCTGCCCAACGGAACGCTCGGCGTGGGAGGCAAGGTCGCCGGAGCGCTTTGTCCTCTTCCAGTCTGCTTCTCCATCAGAACCGCCTCCGAAACCCACGgcgcgcttcgccgctgctgaggcaGCAGCTACACCAGATGACCTTGACAAGTACTCGCACCTGTGTGGTGGAGCACAGCGACAAACAGGAGCAGCAACAAATACCGTCTTTGAACGAAGAAGCACCagcctcgcagcagcaggaagagCCACGCAGCACGAAGCGACCGTG
- a CDS encoding mitogen activated protein kinase, putative, with protein MPATKSLAELQAEVCRLDDRYLLERIIGAGSYGVVIRARDTKSDNRLVAMKRVNKEIFEEVILAKRILREIKLLAHFNDDNIIGLRNILTPEDPENFDHFYIVMDIMETDLKQVLRSGQELTEAHIQFFIYQALRALHIIHSAGVIHRDITPANILVNTNCDLKICDFGLAKEENDQGEYMTDYVTMRWYRAPELVMEDKDYSAQIDVWGIGCILGELLGSRPLFQGKDRVNQLDKIVDVIGTPSEEDINSVGSSAAQKYLKKKSHRPQADWRQRYPKASPEALDLLRHMLVFNPKRRITVLQAMRHPFLEQLHDDADDNLSYALFRFDENEQKTIVDVKRAIYEESVKFHNEHPSSMRATTMYSAFNTPSVAAPSVATEGEGRSAQQTIEKNIPENVADGNFDREQV; from the coding sequence ATGCCGGCCACCAAGTCATtagcggagctgcaggcggaggTCTGCCGCCTGGATGACCGCTACCTTCTGGAGCGCATCATCGGCGCCGGATCCTATGGCGTTGTGATTCGCGCGCGTGACACCAAGAGCGACAACCGCCTTGTCGCCATGAAGCGCGTGAACAAGGAAATCTTTGAAGAAGTTATTCTGGCGAAGCGCATTCTGCGCGAGATCaagctgctggcgcacttCAATGACGACAACATCATTGGCCTGCGCAACATCCTCACCCCGGAGGACCCGGAAAACTTTGACCACTTCTACATCGTAATGGATATTATGGAAACCGACCTGaagcaggtgctgcgcagtgGGCAGGAGCTGACGGAGGCGCACATTCAGTTCTTCATCTACCAGGcactgcgtgcgctgcacatTATTCACAGCGCCGGCGTTATCCACCGCGATATTACGCCGGCGAACATTCTGGTCAACACGAACTGCGACTTGAAGATTTGTGACTTCGGCctggcgaaggaggaaaACGATCAGGGAGAGTACATGACGGACTACGTGACGATGCGCTGGTACCGTGCGCCGGAATTGGTGATGGAGGACAAGGACTACTCAGCGCAGATTGATGTGTGGGGCATCGGCTGCATCCTCGGCGAGCTACTCGGCTCTCGGCCGCTCTTCCAGGGAAAGGACCGGGTGAACCAGCTGGACAAGATAGTCGATGTGATCGGTACGCCATCTGAAGAAGACATCAACTCCGTAGGATCGTCTGCTGCGCAGAAGTACCTCAAGAAGAAGAGTCACCGACCGCAAGCTGACTGGCGCCAGCGCTACCCGAAGGCGTCTCCAGAGGCGCtcgacctgctgcgccacatgCTGGTCTTCAACCCGAAGCGGCGAAtcacggtgctgcaggcgatGCGTCACCCGTtcctggagcagctgcacgatGACGCGGATGATAACCTCAGCTACGCTCTCTTCCGCTTTGACGAGAACGAGCAGAAGACGATAGTGGATGTGAAGCGCGCCATCTACGAGGAGAGTGTCAAGTTTCACAATGAACATCCATCCTCGATGCGGGCAACGACCATGTACAGCGCCTTCAACACCCCCAGCGTGGCCGCACCGAGCGTGGCAACAGAGGGCGAGGGCCGctcggcgcagcagacgaTTGAGAAGAACATTCCCGAGAACGTGGCAGACGGCAATTTTGACCGCGAGCAAGTCTGA
- a CDS encoding cysteine conjugate beta-lyase, aminotransferase-like protein, whose protein sequence is MSKISAAQRLRGLSTSSIWEEMTPLANKHKAVNLGQGFPSFAPPRLLLEELEKVLQYSEQAPLAHQYCPPRGNVELVTQLCKSYTKLLSQDIQPSNVVVTNGVTQALNAIFQAFVNQGDEVVLVEPFYDAYYQDIFITGGVTKYVSLQPSTESAENWKLTREALLEVVNENTKFILINTPQNVPGKVWNVEELQIIAEVAKQFDVVVISDEVYMYLTYGKPHVSIASLPDMWERTVTLCSAGKTFSCTGWKIGWAVGCAKLTAPIAQVVSYQSFCCSTPFQIAIARAAAKASENGFYDILRDEYAARVEQVSNMLAASGLCPVKPQGGFFVLADITKVDPKHYYDASNKSQAKDWQFCMWLTKKIGVCAIPVTAFCQEESKPLYENYVRFACCRSQSELHAAAERLQKLQDYLL, encoded by the coding sequence ATGTCGAAAATTAGCGCTGCTCAGCGTCTTCGAGGACTCTCGACCAGCTCGATCTGGGAGGAGATGACACCGCTAGCCAACAAGCACAAGGCAGTCAACCTCGGTCAGGGCTTTCCTAGCTTCGCTCCTCCTAGGCTTCTCCTTGAAGAGCTGGAGAAAGTCCTCCAATATAGTGAACAGGCGCCTCTTGCTCACCAGTACTGCCCTCCTCGCGGTAACGTGGAGCTCGTCACGCAGCTGTGCAAAAGTTACACGAAGCTTCTCTCCCAAGATATTCAGCCCTCCAACGTGGTTGTGACGAATGGCGTGACGCAGGCTCTCAACGCCATATTCCAGGCTTTTGTCAATCAAGGCGACGAAGTCGTCCTTGTGGAGCCTTTCTACGATGCCTACTACCAGGACATCTTTATCACTGGCGGGGTAACGAAGTATGTCTCTCTCCAGCCCTCCACGGAATCCGCTGAGAACTGGAAGCTGACCCGTGAGGCGCTTCTTGAGGTTGTTAACGAAAATACAAAGTTTATTCTCATCAACACGCCTCAGAATGTCCCCGGCAAGGTCTGGAACGTCGAGGAGCTTCAAATTATCGCAGAAGTTGCGAAGCAGTTTGACGTTGTCGTCATCTCAGATGAGGTGTACATGTATCTTACCTACGGCAAGCCCCATGTTTCCATCGCATCATTGCCAGACATGTGGGAGCGCACTGTTACGCTTTGCAGTGCTGGAAAAACTTTCTCGTGCACTGGATGGAAAATTGGGTGGGCTGTGGGCTGCGCTAAGCTGACTGCGCCGATTGCACAAGTTGTCTCCTACCAGTCGTTCTGCTGCTCTACACCGTTCCAGATTGCCATCGCCAGGGCTGCTGCAAAGGCTTCGGAAAACGGTTTCTACGACATCCTGCGCGACGAATACGCAGCACGCGTGGAGCAGGTGTCAAATATGCTCGCGGCCAGCGGCTTATGCCCGGTCAAGCCCCAGGGTGGTTTTTTTGTTCTCGCCGACATCACAAAAGTGGATCCGAAGCACTATTACGATGCCTCAAACAAGTCACAGGCAAAGGACTGGCAATTCTGTATGTGGCTTACAAAGAAAATTGGCGTTTGCGCCATTCCTGTGACGGCTTTCTGCCAAGAGGAGAGCAAGCCGCTTTACGAGAATTATGTCCgcttcgcctgctgcaggtCACAGAGCGAGCTGCATGCTGCAGCTGAGAGGCTTCAGAAGCTGCAGGACTATCTTCTCTGA